In Mesorhizobium sp., one DNA window encodes the following:
- a CDS encoding carotenoid oxygenase family protein — protein MNQHVPPASGLTFPDDIVFNGYAAPVRIEGEVHDLEVIGAIPRELEGMYVRNSADHAYPPLHGKDIFLNGDGMVHMVRIQNGHADLTMRYVRTRKFELERQARRALFGAYRNRFTDSPEVAGEDNSTANTSIMWHHGKLYALKESGRPYELDPNDITTRGETDFGGQLKSRTFTAHPKMDPETGECIAFAYNCEGVASNEIEVYTIDRSGEFTRTERFRAPYSSMVHDFFVSRNFIVFVICPMICDWDRVKKGESYWHWDSHKQAHVAVIPRDRGVSALRWYSVPKVAMQTHTFNAWDDGSQLVLDHFVTESGWLSQFPDIHDPHAREMPPFGERWIVDLSSEGGDVKIERFIQHIGEMPVVDGRFAMRHARHYWFGTNHPAKWPMLEWGPKGPPFTCLGHFDEHTGKIDLFYAGPDSSPEEPCFVPRSPQAEEGDGWLMTMVGRRRENRTDLVILDARNLSAGPVAVLKFPCRVHEGFHGIWVPGSELGSDRGF, from the coding sequence ATGAATCAGCATGTCCCGCCCGCGTCTGGGCTCACGTTTCCCGACGACATCGTCTTCAACGGCTATGCGGCACCCGTGCGTATCGAAGGCGAGGTCCACGATCTGGAGGTCATCGGCGCCATTCCGCGCGAACTGGAAGGCATGTATGTGCGCAACAGCGCAGACCATGCCTATCCGCCACTCCACGGAAAGGACATTTTCCTCAACGGCGACGGCATGGTCCATATGGTGCGCATCCAGAACGGTCATGCGGACCTGACGATGCGCTATGTGCGAACCCGGAAATTCGAGCTCGAACGCCAGGCCCGCCGCGCCCTGTTCGGCGCCTATCGCAATCGATTTACGGACTCGCCGGAGGTCGCCGGCGAGGACAACAGCACCGCCAACACCTCAATCATGTGGCACCACGGCAAACTCTACGCGCTGAAGGAATCGGGGCGCCCGTATGAACTCGATCCGAACGACATCACCACGCGAGGCGAAACCGATTTCGGCGGGCAGCTGAAGAGCCGGACGTTCACCGCGCATCCGAAGATGGATCCGGAGACCGGCGAGTGCATTGCCTTCGCCTATAACTGCGAAGGCGTCGCCAGCAATGAGATCGAGGTCTACACGATCGACCGGAGCGGCGAGTTCACGCGCACGGAGCGCTTCCGCGCGCCATACTCCTCGATGGTCCATGACTTCTTCGTCTCGCGCAATTTCATCGTATTCGTTATCTGCCCGATGATCTGCGACTGGGACCGCGTCAAGAAGGGCGAATCGTACTGGCATTGGGACAGCCACAAGCAGGCGCATGTCGCGGTGATCCCGCGCGACCGCGGCGTGTCCGCGCTCCGCTGGTACAGCGTGCCCAAGGTGGCGATGCAAACACACACGTTCAATGCGTGGGATGACGGCAGCCAGCTGGTGCTGGACCATTTCGTCACCGAATCCGGGTGGCTCAGCCAGTTTCCCGATATCCATGATCCGCATGCCAGGGAAATGCCGCCGTTCGGCGAGCGATGGATCGTCGATCTGTCGAGCGAGGGCGGGGACGTGAAGATCGAACGGTTCATCCAGCACATCGGCGAGATGCCGGTCGTCGATGGACGCTTCGCCATGCGTCATGCACGACACTACTGGTTCGGGACCAATCATCCTGCCAAGTGGCCCATGCTCGAATGGGGTCCGAAAGGGCCGCCCTTCACCTGCCTCGGCCATTTCGACGAGCACACGGGCAAGATCGATCTGTTCTACGCCGGTCCGGATTCGTCTCCGGAAGAACCTTGTTTCGTACCGCGTAGCCCGCAAGCCGAGGAAGGCGACGGGTGGCTCATGACCATGGTGGGGCGCCGACGGGAGAACCGGACGGACCTCGTCATCCTCGATGCGCGCAACCTTTCGGCCGGGCCGGTCGCGGTACTGAAATTCCCCTGTCGGGTGCATGAGGGGTTCCACGGCATCTGGGTCCCGGGCAGCGAGCTCGGCTCCGATCGCGGCTTCTGA
- a CDS encoding glutathione S-transferase family protein has product MQLNGATVPMGESKLMITLYGDVTKTRANRCSWMLKEIGIDYVYEPVAFRPGQAKPPEYLSLNPNGKCPTLVDGEFVLFESLAINLYLAKRYGGDLGPASPEEDALMTQWSLWVATEIEKPLVMTSAVRYLFEPRASAGEELDITMRKLARPWSVLDARLEHRPYILGDRFTAADLNVAAVMHFVPIAGIDVSPWPSMKRWLENCLARPGAIDTRSVSFRVPRPETSRDIFAMFI; this is encoded by the coding sequence GTGCAGCTGAACGGCGCGACCGTCCCGATGGGGGAAAGCAAGCTCATGATCACGCTCTACGGCGACGTCACGAAGACCCGCGCCAATCGCTGCAGCTGGATGCTGAAGGAAATCGGCATCGACTATGTCTACGAGCCGGTCGCTTTCAGGCCGGGGCAGGCCAAGCCTCCGGAATACCTATCGCTCAATCCGAATGGAAAATGCCCGACCCTCGTCGACGGCGAGTTCGTGCTGTTCGAATCCCTGGCCATCAATCTCTATCTCGCCAAACGCTATGGCGGCGACCTCGGCCCCGCCTCCCCGGAGGAAGATGCGCTGATGACCCAATGGTCATTGTGGGTGGCGACCGAGATCGAGAAGCCGCTCGTCATGACATCCGCGGTCCGCTATCTGTTCGAACCACGGGCTTCCGCGGGCGAAGAACTCGACATCACGATGCGCAAGCTGGCGCGTCCCTGGTCCGTGCTTGACGCGCGTCTGGAACATCGTCCCTACATACTTGGTGACCGGTTCACCGCGGCCGACCTGAACGTGGCAGCAGTCATGCATTTCGTCCCGATTGCCGGCATCGACGTGTCGCCATGGCCTTCGATGAAGCGCTGGCTCGAGAACTGCCTTGCGCGGCCAGGCGCGATCGATACTCGGAGTGTCAGCTTCCGCGTTCCGCGGCCGGAAACGTCGCGCGACATCTTTGCGATGTTCATATGA
- a CDS encoding heme-binding protein: protein MLSLVKATEIIDAALAQGRAGNFAPLAVAVLDAGGNLVAYKREDGAGIVRFEIAFGKAWGSLGLGFGSRALTERAANHPVFFGLLGAVSGGRIVASPGGVLIRDALNQVIGAVGISGDIGDNDELCAIAGIRAAGLTVG from the coding sequence ATGCTTTCGCTCGTCAAGGCCACAGAGATCATCGACGCGGCGCTTGCACAGGGACGGGCGGGAAATTTCGCTCCACTCGCTGTGGCAGTCCTGGACGCCGGAGGTAACCTGGTTGCCTACAAGCGCGAAGACGGCGCCGGCATCGTCCGGTTCGAGATCGCCTTCGGCAAGGCATGGGGATCGCTCGGCTTGGGCTTCGGGTCGCGCGCACTGACAGAGCGGGCGGCAAACCACCCCGTCTTTTTCGGACTGCTCGGCGCGGTCAGCGGCGGGCGAATCGTGGCGTCGCCGGGCGGCGTGCTTATCCGGGATGCGCTGAACCAGGTCATCGGCGCGGTCGGGATTTCCGGGGACATCGGTGACAATGATGAACTCTGCGCGATCGCGGGGATAAGGGCCGCCGGATTGACCGTTGGCTGA